The Pungitius pungitius chromosome 8, fPunPun2.1, whole genome shotgun sequence genome has a window encoding:
- the LOC119229943 gene encoding sodium-coupled neutral amino acid transporter 3-like isoform X1 — MSGDKPADSVETALAEANAIPNGKGHEEEMSLSGNTPSADTSEKGNIPNSAQNDRTENTEANLPEGQEFLSGVEDKKNPRFTDFEGKTSFGMSVFNLGNAIMGSGILGLAYAMANTGVVLFLVLLTVVAVLSSYSIHILLKLSGIVGIRAYEQLGYRAFGTPGKMAAGIAITLQNIGAMSSYLYIVKYEFPLVIQAFLKVDKPAGEWYMNGNYLVIIVSIAVILPLALMKQLGYLGYTSGFSLSCMVFFLVSVIYKKFNTPCPFTDFSFNSTASVLNVSAMDPGGEPDPACIPKMANLNSQTAYTIPILAFAFVCHPEVLPIYTELRNPTKKKMQHVANISIAVMYCMYFLAALFGYLTFYGEVEAELLHTYSRIDPYDTLILCVRVAVLIAVTLTVPIVLFPVRRALQQMIFPNKTFNWPRHIAIAFVLLTFINMLVIFAPNILGIFGVIGATSAPCLIFIFPAVFYIRIVPKEEEPMTSFPKVMAVCFAAIGVLFMIMSLSFIIIDWTSGSSKASSGH, encoded by the exons ATGAGTGGGGATAAACCAGCTGATTCTGTGGAAACTGCCCTCGCTGAGGCAAATGCTATTCCTAATGGGAAAGGCCACGAGGAGGAGATGTCGTTATCGGGCAACACACCTTCTGCAGACACAAGTGAAAA GGGAAACATACCCAACAGTGCCCAGAATGATAG AACTGAGAACACAGAGGCCAACCTCCCAGAGGGGCAGGAGTTCCTATCAGGCGTGGAGGACAAGAAGAACCCTCGCTTTACAGAT TTTGAGGGGAAAACCTCGTTCGGGATGTCTGTCTTCAACCTTGGCAATGCGATCATGGGAAGTGGAATCCTAGGACTGGCATACGCCATGGCCAACACAGGGGTCGTCTTGTTTTT GGTACTTCTGACAGTGGTGGCAGTCCTCTCGTCGTATTCCATCCATATACTGCTGAAGTTGTCGGGTATTGTAG GTATCCGTGCCTATGAGCAGCTCGGCTACAGGGCCTTTGGGACCCCGGGGAAGATGGCGGCAGGTATTGCCATCACGCTGCAGAACATTGGAG CCATGTCCAGTTACTTGTACATAGTCAAGTATGAGTTCCCTTTGGTCATCCAGGCCTTTTTGAAGGTGGATAAACCTGCAGG TGAATGGTACATGAACGGGAACTACCTCGTCATCATTGTATCTATTGCAGTAATACTACCTCTGGCTCTTATGAAACAGCTGG GATACCTGGGATACACCAGTGGTTTCTCCCTGAGCTGCATGGTTTTCTTCCTCGTTTCG GTCATCTACAAGAAGTTCAACACCCCGTGCCCGTTCACAGACTTTTCATTCAATAGCACTGCTAGCGTGCTGAATGTGAGCGCCATGGATCCTGGTGGGGAGCCGGATCCTGCCTGCATTCCCAAAATGGCCAACCTCAACTCCCAA ACAGCCTACACCATCCCCATCCTGGCGTTTGCCTTTGTGTGTCACCCAGAGGTCCTGCCCATCTACACAGAGCTCCGCAA TCCCACCAAGAAAAAGATGCAGCATGTGGCCAACATCTCCATTGCAGTCATGTACTGCATGTACTTCTTGGCTGCTCTTTTTGGATACTTAACTTTCTATG gggAAGTGGAGGCAGAGCTGCTTCACACATACAGTCGCATTGACCCGTATGATactttgattttgtgtgtgcgtgtggctgtACTCATTGCTGTCACACTCACCGTACCCATTGTGCTCTTTCCT GTGCGAAGAGCGCTCCAGCAGATGATATTTCCCAACAAGACCTTCAACTGGCCCCGTCACATCGCCATTGCCTTCGTTCTGCTCACTTTCATCAACATGCTCGTCATCTTTGCTCCCAACATCCTGGGCATCTTTGGGGTCATCG GTGCCACATCTGCCCCATGTCTCATCTTCATTTTCCCTGCTGTCTTCTACATTCGTATTGTTCCCAAAGAAGAGGAGCCAATGACCTCATTCCCCAAAGTCATG GCCGTCTGTTTTGCTGCGATAGGCGTCCTGTTTATGATCATGAGCCTCAGCTTTATCATCATTGATTGGACATCGGGGAGCAGCAAAGCCAGCAGCGGTCACTAG
- the LOC119229943 gene encoding sodium-coupled neutral amino acid transporter 3-like isoform X2: MSGDKPADSVETALAEANAIPNGKGHEEEMSLSGNTPSADTSEKTENTEANLPEGQEFLSGVEDKKNPRFTDFEGKTSFGMSVFNLGNAIMGSGILGLAYAMANTGVVLFLVLLTVVAVLSSYSIHILLKLSGIVGIRAYEQLGYRAFGTPGKMAAGIAITLQNIGAMSSYLYIVKYEFPLVIQAFLKVDKPAGEWYMNGNYLVIIVSIAVILPLALMKQLGYLGYTSGFSLSCMVFFLVSVIYKKFNTPCPFTDFSFNSTASVLNVSAMDPGGEPDPACIPKMANLNSQTAYTIPILAFAFVCHPEVLPIYTELRNPTKKKMQHVANISIAVMYCMYFLAALFGYLTFYGEVEAELLHTYSRIDPYDTLILCVRVAVLIAVTLTVPIVLFPVRRALQQMIFPNKTFNWPRHIAIAFVLLTFINMLVIFAPNILGIFGVIGATSAPCLIFIFPAVFYIRIVPKEEEPMTSFPKVMAVCFAAIGVLFMIMSLSFIIIDWTSGSSKASSGH; the protein is encoded by the exons ATGAGTGGGGATAAACCAGCTGATTCTGTGGAAACTGCCCTCGCTGAGGCAAATGCTATTCCTAATGGGAAAGGCCACGAGGAGGAGATGTCGTTATCGGGCAACACACCTTCTGCAGACACAAGTGAAAA AACTGAGAACACAGAGGCCAACCTCCCAGAGGGGCAGGAGTTCCTATCAGGCGTGGAGGACAAGAAGAACCCTCGCTTTACAGAT TTTGAGGGGAAAACCTCGTTCGGGATGTCTGTCTTCAACCTTGGCAATGCGATCATGGGAAGTGGAATCCTAGGACTGGCATACGCCATGGCCAACACAGGGGTCGTCTTGTTTTT GGTACTTCTGACAGTGGTGGCAGTCCTCTCGTCGTATTCCATCCATATACTGCTGAAGTTGTCGGGTATTGTAG GTATCCGTGCCTATGAGCAGCTCGGCTACAGGGCCTTTGGGACCCCGGGGAAGATGGCGGCAGGTATTGCCATCACGCTGCAGAACATTGGAG CCATGTCCAGTTACTTGTACATAGTCAAGTATGAGTTCCCTTTGGTCATCCAGGCCTTTTTGAAGGTGGATAAACCTGCAGG TGAATGGTACATGAACGGGAACTACCTCGTCATCATTGTATCTATTGCAGTAATACTACCTCTGGCTCTTATGAAACAGCTGG GATACCTGGGATACACCAGTGGTTTCTCCCTGAGCTGCATGGTTTTCTTCCTCGTTTCG GTCATCTACAAGAAGTTCAACACCCCGTGCCCGTTCACAGACTTTTCATTCAATAGCACTGCTAGCGTGCTGAATGTGAGCGCCATGGATCCTGGTGGGGAGCCGGATCCTGCCTGCATTCCCAAAATGGCCAACCTCAACTCCCAA ACAGCCTACACCATCCCCATCCTGGCGTTTGCCTTTGTGTGTCACCCAGAGGTCCTGCCCATCTACACAGAGCTCCGCAA TCCCACCAAGAAAAAGATGCAGCATGTGGCCAACATCTCCATTGCAGTCATGTACTGCATGTACTTCTTGGCTGCTCTTTTTGGATACTTAACTTTCTATG gggAAGTGGAGGCAGAGCTGCTTCACACATACAGTCGCATTGACCCGTATGATactttgattttgtgtgtgcgtgtggctgtACTCATTGCTGTCACACTCACCGTACCCATTGTGCTCTTTCCT GTGCGAAGAGCGCTCCAGCAGATGATATTTCCCAACAAGACCTTCAACTGGCCCCGTCACATCGCCATTGCCTTCGTTCTGCTCACTTTCATCAACATGCTCGTCATCTTTGCTCCCAACATCCTGGGCATCTTTGGGGTCATCG GTGCCACATCTGCCCCATGTCTCATCTTCATTTTCCCTGCTGTCTTCTACATTCGTATTGTTCCCAAAGAAGAGGAGCCAATGACCTCATTCCCCAAAGTCATG GCCGTCTGTTTTGCTGCGATAGGCGTCCTGTTTATGATCATGAGCCTCAGCTTTATCATCATTGATTGGACATCGGGGAGCAGCAAAGCCAGCAGCGGTCACTAG